Proteins from a single region of Gordonia hongkongensis:
- a CDS encoding glutamate synthase subunit beta — protein MADPRGFLKHPERELPDRRPVELRLLDWKEVYTDFDKGHLKTQASRCMDCGIPFCHNGCPLGNLIPEWNDLVYKDQWRDGIERLHATNNFPEFTGRLCPAPCEASCVLGINQPPVTIKQVEVEIIDNAFDNGWVTPVMPSEKTGKSVAVVGSGPAGLAAAQQLTRAGHDVTLFERADRIGGLLRYGIPEFKMEKRHIDRRLAQMEAEGTVFRTGVNVGVDVTVEQLRADFDAVILANGSTIGRDLPIPGRELDGIHQAMEFLPQANRVQLGDEVEGQISAKGKKVIIIGGGDTGADCLGTSLRQGAEIVHQFEIMPKPPIERAESTPWPTYPLMYRVSSAHEEGGERVFSVNTEQFLGEDGKVTGLKAHEVVMRDGRFEKVEGSDFELEADLVLLAMGFVGPEREDLLDKMGVEYDPRGNVKRDGNFAAVGQPGVFVAGDAGRGQSLIVWAIAEGRSAAAAADAFLTGASDLPAPIVPTQVAQR, from the coding sequence GTGGCTGACCCCAGAGGATTTCTCAAGCACCCCGAGCGGGAGCTGCCCGACCGCCGCCCGGTGGAACTGCGTCTGCTGGACTGGAAAGAGGTCTACACCGACTTCGACAAGGGCCATCTGAAGACGCAGGCGAGCCGCTGCATGGACTGCGGTATCCCGTTCTGCCACAACGGCTGCCCGCTGGGGAACCTGATCCCCGAGTGGAACGACCTGGTCTACAAGGACCAGTGGCGCGACGGCATCGAACGTCTGCACGCGACGAACAACTTCCCGGAGTTCACCGGCCGCCTGTGCCCGGCTCCGTGCGAGGCGTCGTGCGTGCTGGGGATCAACCAGCCGCCGGTCACCATCAAGCAGGTCGAGGTCGAGATCATCGACAACGCCTTCGACAACGGCTGGGTGACCCCGGTCATGCCGTCGGAGAAGACCGGCAAGTCGGTGGCCGTCGTCGGCTCCGGGCCCGCGGGACTCGCTGCGGCGCAGCAGCTCACGCGTGCCGGACACGACGTGACGCTGTTCGAACGGGCCGACCGCATCGGTGGCCTGCTCCGCTACGGCATCCCCGAGTTCAAGATGGAGAAGCGCCACATCGACCGTCGTCTCGCGCAGATGGAGGCCGAGGGCACCGTCTTCCGCACCGGCGTCAACGTGGGTGTCGACGTCACCGTCGAGCAGCTGCGCGCCGACTTCGACGCGGTGATCCTCGCCAACGGTTCGACCATCGGTCGCGACCTGCCGATCCCCGGGCGTGAGCTCGACGGCATCCACCAGGCCATGGAGTTCCTGCCGCAGGCCAACCGGGTGCAGCTCGGCGACGAAGTCGAGGGCCAGATCTCGGCCAAGGGCAAGAAGGTCATCATCATCGGCGGTGGCGACACCGGCGCCGACTGCCTGGGCACCTCGCTGCGTCAGGGCGCGGAGATCGTCCACCAGTTCGAGATCATGCCGAAGCCGCCGATCGAGCGTGCCGAGTCGACCCCGTGGCCGACCTACCCGCTGATGTACCGCGTGTCGTCGGCCCACGAAGAGGGCGGCGAGCGCGTCTTCTCGGTCAACACCGAGCAGTTCCTCGGCGAGGACGGCAAGGTCACCGGACTCAAGGCGCACGAGGTCGTCATGCGCGACGGCCGCTTCGAGAAGGTGGAGGGTTCGGACTTCGAGCTCGAGGCGGACCTGGTGCTGCTGGCCATGGGCTTCGTCGGACCCGAGCGCGAGGACCTCCTCGACAAGATGGGCGTCGAGTACGACCCCCGCGGAAACGTCAAGCGCGACGGCAACTTCGCGGCTGTCGGTCAGCCGGGTGTCTTCGTCGCCGGCGACGCCGGGCGTGGACAGTCGCTCATCGTGTGGGCCATCGCCGAGGGGCGCTCGGCCGCTGCGGCCGCCGACGCGTTCCTCACCGGGGCGTCGGACCTGCCCGCACCGATCGTGCCCACGCAGGTCGCGCAGCGCTGA
- a CDS encoding cutinase family protein — MRRIIATVCALLCAILAGGVLAVPTATAAPRGCPEIYVLAVPGTWSNGASPGVLGEVTAGLGPETRVQYVGYDATAFPWEKAIYGKSKAQAVANTTGLALQMLRRCPGTRIALVGYSQGADAAGDLASEIGTGRAAIRPSQVAGVVLIADPRRSKRDNLIGPALRGEGSGGPRLDGMGWVLPRAFTICEPTDVYCNVPRDYYVTRIVGYLAETSDPTPSQIVQYQAEAGAIFSELLTLGGPGEIAQELGDARAREQIRSFNQFLQSGSHGTYRDFEVRPGVTAVRWANRFLAGLA; from the coding sequence ATGCGTCGGATCATCGCGACCGTATGCGCCCTGCTGTGTGCAATCCTGGCCGGCGGTGTGCTCGCCGTCCCGACGGCGACCGCCGCGCCCCGGGGCTGCCCGGAGATCTACGTGCTCGCGGTCCCCGGGACCTGGTCCAACGGTGCCAGCCCGGGTGTGCTGGGGGAGGTCACCGCCGGGCTCGGACCGGAAACCCGCGTGCAGTACGTCGGATACGACGCGACGGCGTTCCCGTGGGAGAAGGCGATCTACGGCAAGTCCAAGGCACAGGCGGTTGCCAACACCACGGGGCTCGCCCTTCAGATGCTCCGACGATGCCCCGGTACCCGGATCGCGCTCGTCGGCTACAGCCAGGGCGCCGACGCCGCCGGTGACCTCGCATCCGAGATCGGCACCGGTCGCGCTGCGATCCGTCCGAGCCAGGTCGCGGGGGTCGTGCTGATCGCAGACCCGCGGCGGTCGAAGCGGGACAATCTCATCGGCCCCGCCCTGAGGGGTGAGGGCAGTGGCGGACCACGCCTCGATGGCATGGGGTGGGTCCTGCCCAGGGCCTTCACGATCTGCGAACCCACCGACGTCTACTGCAACGTGCCCCGCGACTACTACGTGACACGGATCGTCGGCTACCTCGCCGAGACCAGCGACCCGACGCCGAGCCAGATCGTGCAGTATCAGGCCGAGGCGGGCGCGATCTTCTCCGAACTGCTCACCCTCGGCGGCCCCGGCGAGATCGCGCAGGAGCTTGGTGACGCGCGCGCTCGCGAGCAGATCAGGTCGTTCAACCAATTCCTCCAGTCCGGGTCGCACGGCACCTACCGGGACTTCGAGGTCCGTCCCGGCGTGACCGCGGTGCGGTGGGCCAACCGGTTCCTCGCCGGCCTCGCGTGA
- a CDS encoding DedA family protein, producing the protein MPTQLAAVLAQTDPSQGHSGFIGWILDLMDTLGELGVGVAILLETFLPPIPSEAVLPGAGFLAYEGRMNVWLAWAAATIGSLVGAWLWYWIGAALGRDRTRRLVGRMPLLDYDDFDKAEEYFVRWGGMAVLLGRCVPLVRSFVSIPAGIEKMPFWRFTAYTTLGSGVWNALWIGIGFGFGPAIAPALERWSGVLSNIVIAVLVLMVAWFVVKRVRRRRASAAG; encoded by the coding sequence TTGCCAACGCAGCTCGCCGCCGTACTCGCCCAGACCGACCCGTCGCAAGGTCACAGCGGTTTCATCGGCTGGATTCTCGACCTCATGGACACGCTCGGCGAGCTGGGCGTCGGGGTGGCGATCCTTCTCGAGACCTTCCTGCCGCCGATCCCGTCCGAAGCCGTTCTCCCTGGCGCCGGGTTCCTCGCCTACGAGGGCCGCATGAACGTCTGGCTCGCCTGGGCCGCGGCGACCATCGGTTCGCTCGTCGGGGCCTGGCTCTGGTACTGGATCGGCGCGGCTCTGGGTCGCGACCGCACCCGGCGACTCGTCGGCCGGATGCCGCTGCTCGACTACGACGACTTCGACAAGGCGGAGGAGTACTTCGTCCGCTGGGGCGGAATGGCGGTTCTCCTCGGTCGGTGCGTGCCCCTCGTCCGATCGTTCGTCTCCATCCCGGCCGGGATCGAGAAGATGCCGTTCTGGCGTTTCACCGCCTACACGACGCTCGGCTCCGGCGTGTGGAACGCATTGTGGATCGGGATCGGCTTCGGCTTCGGTCCGGCCATCGCCCCCGCGCTCGAACGGTGGAGTGGCGTGCTGAGCAACATCGTGATCGCCGTGCTGGTCCTCATGGTCGCCTGGTTCGTCGTGAAGCGGGTCCGCCGACGCCGCGCCAGTGCCGCGGGATAG
- a CDS encoding RNA-binding S4 domain-containing protein, giving the protein MIEAVYDVTIRDDSIRLGQFLKLANLIESGAEAKEVIADGLVTVNDEVETRRGRQLTIGDVVSVGGMSVRVVTEGDVPPAP; this is encoded by the coding sequence ATGATCGAAGCCGTGTACGACGTGACGATCCGGGACGACTCCATCCGACTCGGCCAATTCCTCAAACTCGCCAACCTGATCGAGTCAGGGGCCGAGGCCAAGGAGGTGATCGCCGACGGTCTGGTCACCGTGAACGACGAGGTGGAGACCAGGCGCGGCCGTCAGCTGACGATCGGCGATGTGGTGTCGGTCGGCGGGATGAGCGTGCGTGTCGTCACCGAAGGCGACGTGCCACCTGCCCCCTGA